Genomic window (Bacillus pumilus):
AAATTGATTCAAAATGAATGATGCCGAAATTGAGAACAAAGGCCAATATGAACAAAAAACCGTACGATGTCTTTAATGCTTGGATCATTTGCACAAAAGGGTTGAAGTGAATATTTTTGTTCAAACGCGCCTCTTCCTGCTTTTCTTTTGTTAATGTTTCAGGTAAAAACAGGATAGATAACAGGGTTGAAAGAGCTGCAAAGGAACCTGCAATAAGAAACGGAAAAGCGATGCCGAACTCGACCAAATAACCGCCGACGCCTGGTCCAATGACAAAACCTAGTGTCATCGCTGCACTAAACAGCCCCATCCCTTTCCCCCTGTCCTTCTCACTTGTGATATCAGCGATGTATGCAAACATCGCCGGCATGAGTAAAGCTCCGGCAGCTCCGCCTAAAAACCGAGACACAAACAGCATCCAAAGCTGATCGGCAAAGGCAAAAATAAACTGGGCGATGGTAAAGCCGGCTATCCCGGCAATGATCAATTTTCTACGTCCAAATCGATCGGTTAGTGCGCCAGCAATCGGCGATAAAGCAAATTGTGTAAGACCTGTTGCAGCCACAAGAAAGCCAAGTGTTTTACCCGTTGCACCAAAGGCTTCAATGTAACTTGGCATGACAGGGACAATGAGGCCAAAGCCGAGCATGGCAATAAAAATATTGAGCATCAAAATATACAATCTGCCCATCTTCTTCATATTAAAACCTCTTTCTGCAAAATAAATGAAAATGATGTCAAAAACTCAGAACTTCTTCAGTATAGCGATATCCTCTTCTATAAGTCTAGTTTTTCAAAAAATAGCGTTCTTTTCCAAATAAAAAATACCCGTATAAGCGGGTATTCCAGATTGTTGACAAAGGGCTAAAATGATCTTGATTTTAACCCTTTGTCTTCTTTTCAGCGTGATAGAAAACCTTTGCAGCCCTAGGAAGGACGAGCACCGGAACGGAGCGAATTGGACATTCGTGAGTACCGGCGCGCAGGACTGACACCGAATGTGAGGGTTTATCTACACGCTAAAAAACCCGCAAATAGCGGGTATCCGTATGATTCTATTCACCTTGTTCATAGATAGAAAGAGCCGCCTGAAGCCCTGCTCCGCAATTGATAGAAGCACCATGTTTGATCAGAATCGCTTCAAGTCCTGCTAACACAAACAGCACGTTTTCTTTTCGGCAGCTATAGCCCATTGTGCCAATTCTCCATATACGCCCGGCAAGCGGTCCAAAGGAGCTGGCAATTTCAATGCCAAAATGCTGGAGCAGATCGGCACGTACAGCTTCTCCATCAATACCACTTGGAATCTTAATACATGTCACAACCGGCATTTTACAGTTTGGATCTCCAAACAATTCAAGTCCCATCGCTTCAAGGCCTATCATCAAAGCTTTCTCATGATAGATGTGCCTTTGAAAACGCTCACTCAGCCCTTCTTCCAGCACAACACGAACTCCTTCTCGAAGTGCATAAAGCATCGTTGTCGCTTCTGTATGATGATTTAACCGCCTCGGACTCCAATAATCCTGGAGCTGACTGAGATCGAAGTAATTGCTTTTAATTGGAGAAACATCTATCTGCTTCTGTAATTCATCCTGTGTTGCAATTCCTTTTTCTACTTTCTTTCTCGATTCAACGACAGCTGCCACCCGGTCATTATACGTGATAGGTGACATACCTGATGGAACGGACAAGCATTTCTGCGTGCCGCCAATCGCCGCATCAATCTTCCATTCGTCTACTTTCACCTGGGCCCCGCCAATGGTTGCCACAGCGTCTACAATGAACAATGCATCAAGCGCCCGGCACGCTTCTCCAATTTGCTCAAGCGGTTGCAACCGCCCAGTAGATGTTTCACCATGAACCATCGCAACGATTTTAGGCTTGACCTGCTTCATTTCCCGAATGATCTCGCTAGGGTCAAAAACCGTTCCCCATTCACATTCCATTGTATGTACATCAGCACCGTAGCGCTGTCCTATTTCAATGAGCAAATGACCAAAGCGTCCAAAAACAGGCACGAGCATCGAATCTCCCGGTTCAATCACACTGGCAAGCACTGCTTCAAGCCCTGAACGAGACGTGCCGTCTATCGGAAAAGCCCATTCATTTTCTGTTTGAAAAAGTGACCGCAATAAGGTCATCGTCTCATTCATGATGTGTGTAAATGCTGGATCAAATTGCCCAAGAATAGGGGTACTCATCACGCGGAGCACTCTCGGGTCTACTTCAACAGGTCCTGGTGTCATAATCGTTCTTGAAGGTGTTTGCAGTTCTTTCACGTTATCCATCCTCTCCCTTGATGTCGTCCTATATGCCCACTTATACAGCAATGCTAATAAAATAGCAATCTCTTTTCTAATGAATTTATTACATAAAATTTACGATAAATCCATTTATTTCTTTCTGTCAATATGATAGAAATAAAGAGAATACATTCCCTATCGAGGAGGAAATTGAATGAAGAGAACCCTATTTGGAACTGTGGCTGCCGGAATCATGATATTCGGCACGTTAGCCGCCCCGCTGCCTCCAGCTGCGAATGCTCAAAGCTTTACTCTGAATGAACCGAGTCAAACCATCACCTTTTCCCCGTTACAGCTTCAAAATGAAACATCTGCACAACAACCGAAAACAGCTGCTTCAAGTCAAATCGATTCCTATTATCAATCTGCTCAGGGCAAATCAGGACCCGCTCTCAAAAAAGCATTACACGATATTATTGATGACCATACACAGCTATCCTACAGCCAAGTTTGGGATGCATTAAAGAAAACAGATGAAGATCCAAAAAATCCAAGCAATGTGCTCTTGCTCTATAGCGGAGTCTCCCGCTCAAAGCAAGCAAACGGCGGAAATGTGGGACAGTGGAACCGGGAGCATGTGTGGGCTAAGTCTCACGGCAATTTTGGGACAAGCCAGGGCCCAGGTACAGATCTCCATCACCTGCGGGCAACAGACGTACAAACGAATAGCACACGTGGAAATTTAGATTTTGATATAGGCGGAAATGAATACAAGGGAGCGCCGGGCAACTTTTACGACAGCGACTCATTCGAACCTAATAGCCGGGTGAAAGGGGATGTGGCAAGAATGCTCT
Coding sequences:
- a CDS encoding endonuclease I family protein, encoding MKRTLFGTVAAGIMIFGTLAAPLPPAANAQSFTLNEPSQTITFSPLQLQNETSAQQPKTAASSQIDSYYQSAQGKSGPALKKALHDIIDDHTQLSYSQVWDALKKTDEDPKNPSNVLLLYSGVSRSKQANGGNVGQWNREHVWAKSHGNFGTSQGPGTDLHHLRATDVQTNSTRGNLDFDIGGNEYKGAPGNFYDSDSFEPNSRVKGDVARMLFYMAVRYEGDDRFPDLELNNKVNNGSAPLHGKMSVLLKWHNQDPVDQIERNRNEIIYQTYQHNRNPFIDHPEWASDIWE
- a CDS encoding MFS transporter, producing MKKMGRLYILMLNIFIAMLGFGLIVPVMPSYIEAFGATGKTLGFLVAATGLTQFALSPIAGALTDRFGRRKLIIAGIAGFTIAQFIFAFADQLWMLFVSRFLGGAAGALLMPAMFAYIADITSEKDRGKGMGLFSAAMTLGFVIGPGVGGYLVEFGIAFPFLIAGSFAALSTLLSILFLPETLTKEKQEEARLNKNIHFNPFVQMIQALKTSYGFLFILAFVLNFGIIHFESIFGLYVDQKHGFTPKDIAFVITVAGLAGVLVQGALVNACVKRFGEMRIVRYALLGAALMLIVCRVAPSFWLIFTGSILFLAATSFVRPALNTLLSKMAGNQQGIAGGLNTSFMSLANIVGPSLAGILFDVNIEFPFMFGTLVLCVSFIASIVWGKKVQHAPAVS
- a CDS encoding pyridoxal-phosphate-dependent aminotransferase family protein, with the protein product MDNVKELQTPSRTIMTPGPVEVDPRVLRVMSTPILGQFDPAFTHIMNETMTLLRSLFQTENEWAFPIDGTSRSGLEAVLASVIEPGDSMLVPVFGRFGHLLIEIGQRYGADVHTMECEWGTVFDPSEIIREMKQVKPKIVAMVHGETSTGRLQPLEQIGEACRALDALFIVDAVATIGGAQVKVDEWKIDAAIGGTQKCLSVPSGMSPITYNDRVAAVVESRKKVEKGIATQDELQKQIDVSPIKSNYFDLSQLQDYWSPRRLNHHTEATTMLYALREGVRVVLEEGLSERFQRHIYHEKALMIGLEAMGLELFGDPNCKMPVVTCIKIPSGIDGEAVRADLLQHFGIEIASSFGPLAGRIWRIGTMGYSCRKENVLFVLAGLEAILIKHGASINCGAGLQAALSIYEQGE